From the Oryza glaberrima chromosome 5, OglaRS2, whole genome shotgun sequence genome, one window contains:
- the LOC127772967 gene encoding transcription factor RAX1-like — translation MGRAPCCDKASVKRGPWSPEEDEQLRSYVQSHGIGGNWIALPQKAGLNRCGKSCRLRWLNYLRPDIKHGGYTEQEDHIICSLYNSIGSRWSIIASKLPGRTDNDVKNYWNTKLKKKAMGAVQPRAAASAPSQCTSSAMAPVLSPASSSVTSSSGDACFAAAATTTTTMYPPPTTPPQQQFIRFDAPPAAAAAASPTDLAPVPPPATVTADGDGGWASDALSLDDVFLGELTAGEPLFPYAELFSGFTGAAPDSKATLELSACYFPNMAEMWAASDHAYAKPQGLCNTLT, via the exons ATGGGGCGCGCGCCGTGCTGCGACAAGGCGAGCGTGAAGCGGGGGCCGtggtcgccggaggaggacgagcaGCTGCGGAGCTACGTCCAGAGCCACGGCATCGGCGGCAACTGGATCGCGCTCCCGCAGAAAGCAG GGCTCAACCGCTGCGGCAAGAGCTGCAGGCTCCGGTGGCTGAACTACCTGAGGCCGGACATCAAGCACGGCGGCTACACCGAGCAGGAGGACCACATCATCTGCTCGCTCTACAACTCGATTGGAAGCAG GTGGTCCATCATCGCGTCGAAGCTCCCCGGCCGGACTGACAACGACGTCAAGAACTACTGGAACACCAAGCTCAAGAAGAAAGCCATGGGCGCCgtgcagccgcgcgccgccgcctcggcgccgaGCCAATGCACGTCGTCAGCGATGGCGCCGGTGctctcgccggcctcctcgtccGTCACCAGCTCGAGCGGCGACgcctgcttcgccgccgccgccaccaccaccaccaccatgtacccgccaccgacgacgccgccgcagcagcagttCATCCGCTTCGACGCAccacccgcggcggcggcggcggcatccccgACCGACCTCGCGCCCGTGCCACCACCGGCCACCGtcacggcggacggcgacggcggctgggcGTCCGACGCCTTGTCCCTCGACGACGTGTTCCTCGGCGAGCTCACGGCCGGCGAGCCGCTGTTCCCTTACGCCGAGCTGTTCAGCGGCTTCACCGGCGCGGCGCCGGACAGCAAGGCCACCTTGGAGCTCTCGGCGTGCTACTTCCCGAACATGGCGGAGATGTGGGCGGCCTCCGACCACGCCTACGCCAAGCCACAGGGTCTCTGCAACACCCTGACATAG
- the LOC127773866 gene encoding syntaxin-71 — protein MSVIDILTRVDSICKKYDKYDVERLNGANVAGEDPFARLYGSVDADINECVEKAEAAKQEKNRATVVALNAEIRRTKAKLVEEDLPKLQRLALKKVKGLTKEELATRSDLVAALPDRIQSIPDGSSSAKKNGTWGASGSRTGGAIKFDTSDGNFDDEYFKGTEESNQFRREYEMRKMKQDEGLDIIGEGLETLKNMASDMNEELDRQVPLMDEMDEKVDRANTDLKNTNVRLKETVLQLRSSRNFCIDIVLLCVILGIAAYLYNVLKK, from the exons ATGAGCGTGATCGACATCCTCACGCGGGTGGACTCCATCTGCAAGAAGTACGACAAGTACGACGTCGAGAGGCTCAACGGCGCcaacgtcgccggcgaggacccCTTCGCCCGCCTCTACGGCTCCGTCGACGCCGACATCAACGAATGCGTCGAG AAAGCGGAGGCGGCGAAGCAGGAGAAGAACCGCGCCACGGTGGTCGCGCTCAACGCGGAGATCCGGCGAACCAAGGCCAAGCTCGTCGAGGAGGACCTGCCCAAGCTGCAGCGCCTCGCGCTGAAGAAG GTCAAAGGGCTCACAAAAGAGGAACTTGCGACCCGTAGTGATCTGGTTGCTGCCTTACCCGATAGAATACAATCAATACCAGATGGTAGTTCAAGTGCAAAGAAAAATGGGACTTGGGGCGCCTCAGGATCCCGTACTGGTGGAGCCATTAAGTTTGACACTTCTG ATGGCAACTTTGATGATGAGTACTTTAAGGGGAcagaagaatcaaatcagtTTCGTCGGGAATACGAGATGCGCAAAATGAAACAG GATGAAGGTTTGGATATTATCGGTGAAGGGCTGGAAACTCTGAAAAACATGGCATCTGATATGAATGAG GAACTGGATAGGCAAGTTCCCTTGATGGATGAAATGGACGAGAAG GTGGATAGAGCCAACACAGATTTGAAGAATACCAACGTCAGACTAAAAGAGACCGTTCTTCAG CTGAGATCTAGTCGCAACTTCTGCATTGATATCGTCCTGCTCTGTGTTATTCTTGGTATTGCGGCTTATCTTTACAA TGTTCTAAAAAAGTGA